From a single Raphanus sativus cultivar WK10039 chromosome 3, ASM80110v3, whole genome shotgun sequence genomic region:
- the LOC108847176 gene encoding pentatricopeptide repeat-containing protein At5g04780, mitochondrial yields MNLLRQCRVLPSRRHACFLSRNLSVSVTYEGEDFTREERYNDEFASRNVVQASDFIEILQLCARNRDVMEAKSCHGKIIRLDFRRDVTLSNVLINSYSKCGFVELARKVFDGMLERSLVSWNTMIGLYTRNKMEVEALDMFLEMRNEGVEFSEFTISSVLSACGANCDALECKQLHCFSLKACLDTHVYVGTALLDLYAKCGMIEESVRVFEFMQDRSSVTWSSMVAGYVQNKGYEEALLLYRRGQRLSLEQNQFTLSSVICACSNLAALIEGKQMHAVMHKSGYACNVFVASSAVDMYAKCGSLRESYVIFSEVVGEKKNIELWNTIISGFAKHARPKEVMILFEKMQQGGMQPNEVTFSSLLSVCAHTGLVEEGRRIFKFMRSKYGVSPNVVHYSCMVDVLGRAGLLSEAYELIKSIPFDPTASIWGSLLASCRVYKNLELAEVAAKELFRLEPENAGNHVLLSNIYAANNHWEDIVKSRKLLRDSEVKKVRGKSWIEIKDKVHVFSVGESGHPRIREICLKLDGLVTELKKFGYKPSVEHELHDVEERKKEELLMQHSEKLALVFGLMCLPEGSSFRIMKNLRICVDCHEFMKAASMATRRLIIVRDVNRFHHFSDGHCSCGEFW; encoded by the coding sequence ATGAACTTGTTGAGACAATGCAGAGTCTTACCCAGTAGACGCCATGCGTGTTTTCTCTCTCGGAATCTCTCTGTATCGGTTACTTACGAGGGAGAGGATTTCACACGAGAAGAACGATATAACGATGAGTTTGCGAGTCGTAACGTGGTTCAAGCTTCCGACTTTATCGAAATTTTGCAGCTTTGCGCTAGAAACAGAGACGTTATGGAAGCTAAATCTTGCCATGGGAAGATTATCCGTCTTGATTTTCGTAGAGACGTTACTCTCTCGAATGTTCTTATCAATTCTTATTCCAAATGTGGTTTTGTGGAGCTTGCACGCAAAGTGTTCGATGGAATGCTCGAGAGAAGCTTGGTTTCTTGGAACACTATGATCGGTTTGTATACACGGAACAAAATGGAGGTAGAAGCGTTGGATATGTTCTTGGAGATGCGAAACGAAGGGGTTGAGTTTAGTGAATTCACCATTTCTAGCGTTCTCTCTGCTTGTGGGGCAAACTGCGATGCCTTGGAATGCAAGCAATTGCATTGTTTCTCGCTCAAAGCCTGTCTCGACACGCACGTGTACGTTGGAACTGCTCTGCTCGATCTCTACGCGAAGTGCGGGATGATCGAGGAGTCAGTGCGGGTTTTCGAGTTTATGCAGGACAGAAGCTCGGTCACATGGAGTTCTATGGTGGCAGGTTATGTTCAGAACAAAGGTTACGAAGAGGCTCTGCTTCTTTACCGTCGAGGTCAGAGACTGAGTCTAGAGCAGAACCAGTTCACGTTATCTTCGGTGATCTGCGCTTGCTCGAATCTGGCGGCTTTGATAGAAGGGAAACAGATGCATGCTGTTATGCATAAGTCCGGGTACGCTTGTAACGTCTTTGTTGCGTCCTCTGCGGTGGATATGTATGCTAAATGCGGAAGCTTGAGAGAGTCTTATGTTATCTTCTCAGAAGTGGTGGGAGAGAAGAAGAATATCGAGCTTTGGAACACGATTATCTCGGGGTTTGCGAAGCATGCTCGTCCAAAGGAAGTGATGATCTTGTTTGAGAAGATGCAGCAAGGTGGTATGCAACCAAACGAGGTTACTTTTAGTTCGTTGTTGTCGGTTTGTGCTCATACGGGCTTGGTGGAGGAAGGAAGGAGAATTTTCAAATTCATGAGGAGCAAGTACGGTGTATCGCCGAACGTGGTTCATTACTCTTGTATGGTTGATGTTCTTGGTCGTGCTGGACTGTTGTCTGAAGCGTATGAGTTGATAAAGTCTATCCCTTTTGATCCTACTGCTTCCATATGGGGCTCCCTTCTTGCTTCTTGTCGAGTGTATAAAAATCTCGAGCTGGCAGAGGTTGCAGCTAAGGAACTGTTCAGATTAGAGCCGGAGAATGCGGGTAATCACGTGTTACTATCCAACATATACGCGGCGAACAATCACTGGGAGGACATTGTCAAATCAAGAAAGCTTCTCAGAGACAGCGAAGTGAAGAAAGTGAGAGGAAAAAGCTGGATTGAGATCAAAGACAAGGTCCACGTTTTCAGCGTTGGAGAGAGCGGTCATCCGAGAATCCGCGAGATCTGTTTGAAGCTAGACGGTCTGGTGACCGAGTTGAAAAAGTTTGGATATAAACCAAGCGTAGAACACGAACTGCACGACGTGgaggagaggaagaaagaggaGCTTCTGATGCAGCACAGCGAGAAGCTGGCTTTGGTTTTTGGCCTGATGTGTTTGCCAGAGGGTTCTAGCTTTAGGATCATGAAGAACCTGAGGATCTGTGTGGACTGTCATGAGTTCATGAAGGCTGCATCGATGGCGACGAGAAGACTAATCATTGTTAGAGATGTTAATAGGTTCCACCATTTCAGTGATGGTCATTGTTCTTGTGGAGAATTTTGGTGA
- the LOC108844310 gene encoding 40S ribosomal protein S17-1, which translates to MGRVRTKTVKKSSRQVIEKYYSRMTLDFHTNKKILEEVAIIPSKRLRNKIAGFSTHLMKRIQKGPVRGISLKLQEEERERRMDFVPDESAIKTDVIKVDKETLEMLASLGMSDAHGFSEVEAQAAPSFSRPPRRF; encoded by the coding sequence ATGGGACGTGTCAGAACCAAGACCGTGAAGAAATCATCTCGTCAAGTCATCGAGAAGTACTACTCTCGCATGACACTCGACTTCCACACGAACAAGAAGATCCTCGAAGAAGTCGCAATCATCCCTTCGAAGCGTCTTCGCAACAAGAtcgctggattctccacccatTTGATGAAACGTATCCAGAAGGGACCGGTCCGTGGCATCTCGCTCAAGCTTCAAGAGGAAGAGCGTGAGCGCCGCATGGACTTTGTTCCCGATGAGTCTGCCATCAAGACCGATGTGATCAAGGTCGATAAAGAGACTCTAGAGATGCTTGCTTCCCTTGGAATGTCTGACGCTCATGGCTTCTCTGAAGTTGAGGCACAGGCGGCACCTTCTTTCAGCAGGCCACCAAGAAGGTTCTGA
- the LOC108844762 gene encoding cationic amino acid transporter 6, chloroplastic — translation MEVQSSNNGGGHSSFSSLRVYLSSLSSTPSRLARRAVSVSTSSDEMSRVRAVSGEHMRRTLRWYDLIGLGIGGMVGAGVFVTTGRASRLYAGPSIVVSYAVAGLCALLSAFCYTEFAVHLPVAGGAFSYIRTTFGEFPAFFTGANLVLDYVMSNAAVSRSFTAYLGTAFGISTSRWRFVVSSLPEGFNEIDPVAVLVVLAITVIICCSTRESSKVNMIMTAFHIAFIVFVIVMGFLRGDSKNLTSPAKAEHPSGFFPFGAAGVFNGAAMVYLSYIGYDAVSTMAEEVQNPVKDIPVGVSGSVAIVTVLYCLMAVSMSMLLPYDLIDPEAPFSAAFRGSNGWEWVTKVVGIGASFGILTSLLVAMLGQARYMCVIGRSRVVPVWFAKIHHRTSTPVNASSFLGIFTAALALFTDLNILLNLVSIGTLFVFYMVANALIFRRYVPVGPTKPWPTLTFLTLFSTISLVFTLIWKLAPQGSFKAFMLGASAVVAMAIVLIFHFVVPQANKPELWGVPFMPLTPCVSIFLNIFLLGSLDAPSYVRFGYFSGLIVLVYLFYGVHASSDAEANGSFDVKEDGQALKELTEV, via the exons ATGGAGGTGCAAAGCAGCAACAATGGCGGCGGACACTCTTCCTTCTCCAGCCTCCGAGTCTACCTCAGCTCCCTCTCCTCCACGCCTTCCCGCTTAGCCCGCCGCGCCGTCTCCGTCTCCACCTCCTCCGACGAGATGAGCCGCGTCCGCGCCGTCTCCGGCGAGCATATGCGCCGTACTCTCCGGTGGTACGACCTCATTGGCCTCGGAATCGGCGGGATGGTCGGCGCCGGCGTCTTCGTCACCACCGGCCGCGCCAGCCGTCTCTACGCCGGTCCCTCCATCGTCGTCTCCTACGCCGTCGCCGGCCTCTGCGCTCTCCTCTCCGCCTTCTGCTACACCGAGTTCGCCGTTCACCTCCCCGTCGCCGGCGGCGCCTTCAGCTACATCCGCACCACGTTTGGCGAGTTCCCGGCGTTCTTCACCGGAGCCAATCTCGTGCTCGACTACGTTATGTCGAACGCCGCCGTCTCGAGGAGCTTCACCGCGTACCTGGGAACCGCCTTCGGGATCTCGACTTCCAGGTGGCGGTTCGTCGTCTCTTCACTCCCCGAGGGGTTCAACGAGATCGATCCCGTCGCCGTCCTCGTGGTCCTCGCGATCACCGTCATCATCTGCTGCAGCACGAGGGAGAGCTCGAAGGTGAACATGATCATGACCGCATTTCACATCGCCTTCATAGTGTTCGTTATCGTGATGGGGTTCTTGAGAGGAGACTCGAAGAATCTTACTTCTCCGGCGAAAGCAGAGCATCCCTCGGGGTTCTTCCCCTTCGGCGCGGCGGGGGTTTTCAACGGAGCCGCCATGGTTTATTTGAGCTATATAGGATACGACGCCGTTTCGACCATGGCGGAGGAAGTTCAAAACCCGGTTAAAGACATACCGGTCGGTGTCTCCGGTTCAGTCGCCATCGTTACGGTTCTTTACTGCCTCATGGCTGTCTCCATGTCAATGCTCCTCCCATACGATCTG ATAGATCCGGAGGCGCCGTTTTCCGCGGCGTTCAGAGGATCCAACGGCTGGGAATGGGTGACGAAAGTGGTGGGGATAGGAGCAAGCTTTGGGATCTTAACATCACTTTTGGTGGCCATGTTAGGTCAAGCTCGTTACATGTGCGTCATCGGAAGGTCCAGAGTGGTCCCCGTTTGGTTCGCTAAGATTCATCACAGAACATCTACGCCAGTCAACGCCTCCTCTTTTCTTG GTATTTTCACGGCGGCTCTTGCTCTCTTCACTGACCTTAACATCCTACTAAACCTCGTATCCATCGGAACCCTATTTGTATTTTACATGGTTGCAAACGCTCTCATTTTCAGGCGTTACGTCCCTGTAGGACCCACCAAGCCATGGCCGACACTCACTTTTCTGACATTATTCTCCACCATCTCTCTTGTCTTCACCCTCATCTGGAAACTTGCGCCACAAGGGAGCTTTAAGGCTTTCATGCTTGGTGCCAGTGCGGTAGTGGCTATGGCAATCGTGTTGATTTTCCATTTCGTGGTCCCTCAAGCAAACAAACCCGAGTTGTGGGGTGTCCCCTTCATGCCGTTGACCCCGTGCGTGTCGATTTTCTTGAACATATTCTTGCTTGGTTCGTTGGACGCACCGTCGTACGTCCGGTTCGGGTACTTCTCCGGTTTGATCGTGCTTGTGTATTTGTTTTATGGTGTTCATGCCAGCTCTGACGCTGAAGCGAATGGGTCTTTTGATGTGAAAGAAGATGGACAAGCCTTGAAAGAACTAACCGAAGTGTGA
- the LOC108843906 gene encoding transcription factor DIVARICATA, which translates to MASSQWTRSEDKMFEQALVLFPEGSPNRWERIADQLQKSAGEVREHYEALVHDVLEIDSGRVDVPDYMDDSAAGWDSAGQISFGSKHGETERKRGTPWSENEHKLFLIGLKRYGKGDWRSISRNVVVTRTPTQVASHAQKYFLRQNSVKKERKRSSIHDITTVDTNLAMPGSNMDWSGQQESSVQTQHQQQQSMSEFGQELMTPGGHYEEFGYRM; encoded by the exons ATGGCGTCGAGTCAGTGGACGAGGTCGGAGGACAAGATGTTCGAGCAAGCTCTGGTGCTATTCCCCGAGGGATCTCCCAATCGGTGGGAGAGAATCGCCGATCAGCTCCAGAAATCGGCTGGTGAAGTTAGGGAGCATTACGAGGCGTTGGTGCACGACGTTCTGGAGATCGATTCGGGACGAGTCGATGTCCCTGATTACATGGATGACTCTGCGGCGGGTTGGGACTCAGCTGGTCAGATCTCGTTTGGGTCTAAACACGGAGAGACCGAGCGGAAACGAGGAACTCCTTGGTCCGAAAACGAACACAA ATTGTTTCTGATTGGATTAAAGAGATACGGGAAAGGAGACTGGAGGAGCATATCGAGGAACGTGGTGGTCACTAGGACACCCACGCAAGTCGCCAGCCATGCTCAGAAATATTTCCTTAGACAGAACTCGGTGAAGAAAGAGAGGAAGAGGTCGAGCATCCACGACATAACTACTGTCGATACTAACTTAGCCATGCCTGGTTCCAACATGGACTGGAGTGGACAGCAGGAGAGCTCTGTTCAGACTCAGCATCAGCAGCAACAGAGCATGTCGGAGTTTGGTCAGGAGCTGATGACTCCGGGTGGTCATTATGAGGAGTTCGGTTATCGGATGTGA
- the LOC108843907 gene encoding uncharacterized protein LOC108843907: protein MSSARSAIAGLARSLRESQIGASRSVGSIRCFSDDKGRVLSDEERAKETIYIQKMEKEILERKKKLEQQKPESAGKKPEEKKP, encoded by the exons ATGTCTTCAGCTCGTTCCGCGATCGCAGGTTTGGCTCGGTCCTTGAGGGAGAGTCAGATCGGTGCATCTCGATCCGTTGGATCGATTCGCTGCTTTAGCGACGACAAAGGTCGTGTGCTCAGCGATGAGGAGCGCGCCAAAGAGACCATCTACATCCAG AAAATGGAGAAGGAGATActagagaggaagaagaaactcgAGCAACAGAAGCCAGAAAGTGCTGGAAAG AAACCAGAGGAAAAGAAGCCCTGA
- the LOC108844719 gene encoding ACT domain-containing protein ACR12 — protein sequence MALSNTIFSATHPRPSSSAISRRTRFPAQIPPPDLSLALFGDRRNFVMPLLTMSMRNRVYTSINSTDDASAPYPKSEDNDDDSVPMPMVFIDQDADPEATIVQLSFGDRLGALIDTMRALKDLGLDVIKGTVTTEGSVKQTRFSITKLDTGRKVEDPDLLEQIRLTIINNLLKYHPECSEQLAMGETFGIKAPENKVDVDIATHIHVKEDGPKRSLLCIETADRPGLVVEMIKVMADINIDVESAEIDTEGLVAKDKFHVSYQGQALNSSLSQELVNCLRYFLRRPETDIDSY from the exons ATGGCGCTCTCGAATACTATCTTCTCTGCTACTCATCCTCGCCCTTCTTCTTCCGCGATCAGCCGGCGAACTCGTTTCCCCGCTCAGATTCCACCTCCAGATCTATCGCTTGCTTTGTTCGGTGATCGCCGCAACTTCGTAATGCCTCTATTGACGATGAG TATGAGAAACCGTGTATATACTTCGATTAACAGCACTGATGATGCCTCAGCTCCTTATCCG AAATCAGAAGACAACGACGATGACTCTGTTCCAATGCCAATGGTTTTTATAGACCAGGATGCTGACCCTGAAGCTACTATTGTACAACTCAGTTTTGGAGATCGTCTTGGGGCTCTCATTGACACT ATGAGGGCGCTGAAAGATTTGGGATTGGATGTAATAAAAGGAACTGTCACAACTGAAGGATCTGTTAAACAGACAAGGTTTTCTATAACGAAACT AGACACTGGTCGGAAAGTGGAAGATCCTGACTTGTTGGAGCAAATTCGGTTAACAATCATCAACAATCTCTTGAAATACCATCCG gaatGTAGCGAACAACTTGCAATGGGTGAGACATTTGGAATAAAGGCTCCAGAAAATAAG GTTGATGTTGATATCGCGACTCATATACATGTTAAGGAAGACGGACCAAAGAggag CCTGCTTTGCATAGAGACAGCCGACAGGCCAGGTCTGGTTGTAGAGATGATAAAAGTGATGGCTGATATCAACATAGACGTGGAATCCGCAGAGATAGACACAGAA GGCCTGGTTGCGAAAGATAAATTTCACGTAAGCTACCAAGGGCAAGCACTAAACAGTTCTTTGTCACAG GAGCTGGTGAACTGTCTGCGTTACTTCCTGAGAAGGCCTGAAACTGACATCGATAGCTACTAA
- the LOC108847095 gene encoding uncharacterized protein LOC108847095: protein MTMSSNYLDAAALKETFRRSPFKFANTKVPQGGLGDSFTPIKEAPEDEAPNDHLNIQTPFIESALSASRLQEKNTNVYFDYIQLSQGISQGRVEVVKDFLNRRPDAVDEWINFYETPLLKACACGKPEIVKELLRRMTPEQMIPRMSQNASYHTPLTVVAVSGNMEIAEVLIAKNPKLLEIPGNNGQIPVVVAVENTQMEMARYLYIRTPVQVLLDEDGYHGTLLFLNAIFYKMLDIALDLFSLSKRLAVTKHSQIESIPIIVLASKPDLFPGGCCLGPLERFIYSWLEVELPTLPEASRSKKDQHNTLMRKLLKLLTKWTGIDEVYRMKVMHLQAKKLLLGISEETLAMGLKERSDTVDEALLFAVRFGNVDFLVEMIKNNSELLWSTRSSSSSTLFLLAVEFRQEKVFSLLYGLDDRKHLLLADKDCYGNGVLHLAGYPSPPSKLSNVVGATLQMQRELQWFKEVERIAPEIEKERVNTDEQTPSEIFTKEHEELRKEAEKWMKDTAMSCSLVAALIVTVTFAAVFTVPGGTDDEAKGRPFHLTDRRFVTFVVSDLISCFASCTSVLIFLGILTARYSLEDFLVSLPTKMITGLSILFVSIAAMLVAFSSALFTMLSDRHDNEKWIVSPTILLACFPALLFVLLQYPLLKEMIFSTYGKGIFDRNMKCWS, encoded by the exons atgaCAATGAGTTCTAATTACTTAGACGCAGCTGCTCTAAAGGAAACATTTAGGAGGAGCCCTTTCAAATTCGCTAATACAAAGGTTCCTCAAGGTGGCTTAGGAGATAGTTTCACTCCTATAAAAGAAGCTCCTGAGGATGAAGCTCCAAATGATCATCTCAATATCCAGACTCCATTCATCGAATCAGCCCTCTCTGCATCTCGGCTTCAGG AGAAGAATACAAATGTGTACTTTGACTACATACAACTAAGCCAAGGAATAAGCCAAGGCCGTGTAGAAGTCGTCAAGGACTTCTTGAACCGTCGTCCCGACGCAGTGGACGAATGGATAAACTTTTACGAGACACCTTTGTTGAAAGCTTGCGCGTGTGGGAAACCTGAGATTGTTAAGGAGCTCCTCCGTCGTATGACACCTGAACAAATGATTCCCAGGATGAGCCAGAACGCTTCGTACCACACGCCTCTCACCGTCGTTGCGGTTAGTGGAAACATGGAGATTGCTGAAGTCTTGATCGCCAAGAACCCTAAGCTGCTAGAGATTCCTGGAAACAATGGTCAGATTCCTGTTGTGGTTGCTGTTGAGAACACGCAGATGGAGATGGCTCGTTATCTTTACATTAGAACTCCTGTTCAAGTGTTGCTTGATGAAGATGGGTATCATGGTACTTTGCTCTTCCTCAACGCCATCTTTTATAAAATGCTAG ACATCGCACTGGATCTGTTCAGCTTGAGTAAACGCTTGGCCGTTACAAAACACTCGCAAATAGAGTCGATACCCATCATAGTCTTGGCTTCAAAGCCTGATCTTTTTCCTGGTGGCTGTTGTCTAGGACCGTTGGAACGCTTTATCTACTCTT GGTTAGAAGTAGAGCTGCCGACTCTTCCAGAGGCTTCCCGTTCAAAAAAAGATCAACATA ATACACTCATGAGGAAGCTACTCAAATTACTCACCAAATGGACCG GAATAGACGAAGTGTACCGAATGAAAGTGATGCATCTACAAGCCAAGAAGCTTCTCCTCGGAATATCAGAGGAAACACTAGCCATGGGACTAAAGGAACGTTCTGATACAGTGGACGAGGCTTTACTCTTTGCAGTGAGATTTGGGAATGTTGATTTCTTGGTGGAGATGATCAAGAACAACTCCGAGCTTCTGTGGTCCACGAGGAGTAGCTCGAGCAGTACTCTGTTTCTATTGGCCGTCGAGTTCAGACAAGAGAAGGTGTTTAGTCTCCTCTACGGTCTGGACGACAGGAAACACCTGTTGCTCGCTGACAAGGACTGTTACGGGAACGGTGTGCTTCATCTCGCCGGCTATCCTTCCCCTCCTTCTAAGCTCTCTAACGTCGTTGGCGCAACTTTGCAGATGCAACGCGAGTTACAATGGTTCAAG GAAGTGGAGAGGATCGCACCGGAGATAGAGAAGGAGAGAGTAAACACGGACGAGCAGACACCGAGCGAGATATTCACAAAGGAGCACGAAGAACTACGCAAAGAAGCAGAGAAATGGATGAAAGACACTGCGATGTCGTGCAGCTTAGTCGCGGCTCTCATCGTCACTGTAACTTTCGCGGCGGTCTTCACCGTTCCCGGAGGCACGGACGACGAGGCAAAAGGCAGACCGTTTCACTTGACAGACAGACGATTCGTCACGTTCGTCGTCTCGGATTTGATCTCGTGCTTCGCCTCGTGCACCTCTGTTCTCATATTCCTCGGGATACTCACCGCGAGATACTCCCTGGAAGATTTTTTGGTGTCGCTGCCGACTAAGATGATCACGGGACTCTCGATACTGTTCGTCTCCATCGCGGCGATGCTTGTGGCGTTCTCTTCGGCTCTGTTTACGATGTTGTCGGACCGACACGACAACGAGAAATGGATAGTTTCTCCGACGATACTTCTCGCTTGTTTCCCGGCGTTGCTGTTTGTTCTGCTTCAGTATCCTCTCCTCAAAGAGATGATCTTTTCTACTTACGGCAAAGGAATCTTCGACAGAAACATGAAATGTTGGTCCTAA
- the LOC108846353 gene encoding copper transport protein ATX1-like produces the protein MFPSLNWSKLLAFKKLQKHLFSFYKFSPLWLKLLHLGRKKIRDMSQTVVLKVAMPCEGCVGAVKRVLGKMQGVESFDVDLKEQKVTVKGNVEPEAVLQTVSKTGKKTSFWGADEAETAKA, from the exons ATGTTTCCTTCGTTGAATTGGTCAAAGCTGCTTGCGTTTAAAAAGCTCCAGAaacatctcttttctttttacaaattttCTCCGTTGTGGTTGAAACTTTTACATCTAGGAAGGAAAAAGATAAGAGATATGTCTCAG ACTGTGGTTCTAAAGGTGGCTATGCCATGTGAGGGATGCGTGGGAGCTGTGAAAAGAGTCCTAGGCAAAATGCAAG GTGTGGAGTCATTTGATGTGGACCTGAAAGAGCAGAAGGTAACGGTGAAAGGCAACGTGGAGCCAGAGGCTGTTCTGCAGACAGTCTCAAAGACAGGAAAGAAAACAAGTTTCTGGGGAGCTGACGAGGCTGAAACCGCCAAGGCCTAA
- the LOC108847096 gene encoding uncharacterized protein LOC108847096: MPSVGMRRSTTRIFGVVKAADGGARVLRSGRRIWPNVDEPTRFKRAHDDAVDPDWSCKGNKLSAEKQQQDDKKGGDLPPVAKRRRVRTEAKSVDTKFGIVYNRKRKRLSDQSSGGCGGGSDLETRFSDHVSPVMALTVDWSCEDCWLSTVFGLVMRYSRRGQLSLRSLASFFLSQPINDLFAVHGVRFLEEAPSLSSNGVCKFFGDMDRLPLLSVDFSAVPRCFMDMHLTLFLRAATRSFAFVKRSLCLLNSPVVEESDSESELVSSPPCVRRNNGVSVRASNAQYRGNLGFHSVQKRRRSLRRRRARNLSHSGHNKSVSELSWRNRTSAAAAAATVSSRRLRSSSVLNNSSPGATETSVVPKPLTKEELDSLFCSVNILVLDSDRCTREEGFSARLEFVSSKEWFVVIKKDGVIRYRIKARKTMRPCSCNRFTHSIVWVGDNGWKLEFCDRQDWLGFKEIYKECYERNVLEQNARVIPIPGVREVCGYADDLASFSMPVPYISVKGDEVSRAMARTSALYDMDSEDEVWMERQQLEQDAFELMIDGFEKYYFHNPADDLLDEKAASVSSLSYLGRQDVVVEAVYDYWARKRKQRKAPLLRVFQVHQAKKTPLFFKPVFRKRRSFKRQGSQLHGKSKQSSLVSVKAAKQEAWEEQNVFLRVKEAKALADTSMEIAMSKRRRAQVLAENADLAVYKAMVARRIAQAMKVAGSSGEVAASLFLN; the protein is encoded by the exons ATGCCTTCGGTGGGGATGAGACGCAGCACCACAAGGATCTTCGGGGTGGTTAAAGCCGCGGACGGAGGAGCTCGGGTCCTCCGCTCGGGTCGCCGGATATGGCCCAACGTCGACGAGCCCACCAGGTTCAAGCGAGCCCACGACGACGCTGTGGATCCGGATTGGAGTTGCAAAGGGAACAAACTCTCCGCGGAGAAACAACAGCAAGACGACAAAAAAGGAGGAGACTTACCTCCCGTCGCGAAACGGAGGAGAGTGAGAACAGAAGCGAAGAGTGTGGATACTAAGTTTGGGATTGTGTATAATAGGAAAAGGAAGAGACTTTCTGATCAGTCTAGTGGTGGTTGTGGTGGTGGTTCAGACCTCGAGACAAGATTCTCGGACCATGTCTCTCCCGTGATGGCTCTTACAGTAGATTGGTCTTGTGAGGATTGCTGGTTGTCGACTGTGTTCGGTTTGGTGATGAGGTACTCGAGGAGGGGACAGCTGAGTCTGCGTTCGCTCGCTTCTTTCTTCTTGTCTCAACCTATCAACGACCTCTTTGCAGTTCATGGCGTGAGGTTTCTTGAG GAGGCTCCTTCCCTTAGCTCAAATGGTGTATGCAAGTTCTTTGGGGACATGGATCGTCTTCCTCTTTTGTCAGTTGATTTTTCTGCCGTTCCTCGTTGTTTCATGGATATGCATTTGACTCTGTTTCTCAGAGCGGCGACACGCTCCTTTGCATTCGTTAAGAGGTCTCTGTGTTTGCTTAACAGTCCAGTAGTTGAGGAATCTGATTCAGAGTCTGAGTTAGTTTCATCTCCACCTTGTGTTCGGAGGAACAACGGAGTGTCAGTGAGAGCCTCTAATGCTCAGTATAGAGGCAATTTAGGGTTTCATAGTGTACAGAAGAGGAGAAGATCTTTAAGGAGGAGGAGAGCAAGAAACCTTTCGCATAGTGGACACAACAAGTCTGTTTCTGAACTATCATGGAGAAACAGGacatcagcagcagcagcagcagcaacagtaTCTTCGAGAAGGCTTAGAAGCAGCTCGGTGCTAAACAACTCGTCTCCGGGTGCTACTGAGACTAGCGTCGTTCCAAAACCGTTGACAAAAGAGGAGCTTGATTCTCTGTTTTGTTCTGtgaatattttggttttggattCAGACAGATGCACCAGAGAAGAAGGTTTTAGCGCCAGGTTGGAGTTTGTTTCTTCGAAGGAGTGGTTCGttgtaatcaagaaagatgggGTGATCAGATACAGAATCAAGGCGAGAAAGACTATGAGACCTTGCTCGTGCAACCGGTTCACCCATTCTATAGTGTGGGTAGGGGACAACGGTTGGAAGCTTGAGTTCTGCGACAGACAAGATTGGCTCGGTTTCAAAGAGATTTATAAAGAGTGCTACGAGAGGAATGTGTTGGAACAGAACGCGAGAGTCATTCCTATACCTGGGGTAAGAGAAGTGTGTGGTTATGCAGATGATCTTGCCTCATTCTCTATGCCGGTTCCGTATATCTCTGTGAAAGGAGATGAGGTTTCAAGGGCCATGGCTCGAACCAGCGCCCTCTATGACATGGATTCGGAAGATGAAGTGTGGATGGAGAGGCAACAGCTTGAGCAGGATGCTTTTGAGCTGATGATTGATGGGTTTGAAAAGTACTACTTCCATAACCCTGCCGATGATCTCTTGGATGAGAAAGCAGCCAGTGTATCTAGTCTTTCGTATCTGGGTAGGCAAGATGTGGTTGTTGAAGCAGTATATGATTATTGGGCGAGAAAAAGGAAGCAGAGAAAAGCACCACTCCTCAGAGTTTTCCAG GTTCATCAAGCTAAGAAAACTCCACTGTTTTTCAAACCTGTGTTTCGTAAGAGAAGATCTTTCAAAAGACAGGGGAGCCAACTCCATGGAAAATCCAAACAGTCAAGTCTCG TGTCTGTAAAGGCGGCTAAACAAGAAGCTTGGGAGGAACAAAACGTTTTTCTTAGAGTGAAAGAAGCCAAGGCCTTGGCTGATACATCCATGGAGATTGCCATGTCCAAAAGAAGAAGAGCTCAAGTTCTTGCAGAGAATGCAGATTTGGCTGTTTACAAAGCCATGGTGGCTCGTAGGATTGCACAAGCCATGAAAGTAGCTGGATCGAGCGGCGAGGTGGCCGCATCCCTTTTCTTGAACTGA